From Candidatus Pedobacter colombiensis, one genomic window encodes:
- a CDS encoding FecR family protein produces MTDDPGKLLDKYNAGLCTEEERIAVESWYLKLSDTEAKNLDIASAARTKAAVWSSLTANQPAIKLNRFKYWAAAAILLIIGSIGYFYSKSSKVESIAVVSPKKHDIAPGGNKAFLTLADGQKISLTDANSGEIVKQGGLSISKTADGKVVYTVDDQHKNDNEGKTIFNTIETPNGGQYQINLPDGTKVWLNSASSLRYPTKFAGNMRRVELTGEGYFEVAKVHVPFVVKTIGQEVQVLGTHFNINSYKDEGDIKTTLLEGSVRVTQFGAHKNNQSKLLKPGEQSQLTENTINVKAVDTESIVAWKNGDFIFKGDDLKSIMNKVARWYDVEVVYKGDFDHLKFGGYISRSKNISAVLNIMESTGKVDFDIKGKLVTVSRVHK; encoded by the coding sequence ATGACAGACGATCCTGGGAAATTATTAGATAAATACAATGCGGGTTTATGTACTGAGGAGGAAAGGATTGCTGTGGAAAGTTGGTACCTGAAATTAAGCGATACTGAAGCTAAGAATTTAGATATTGCATCAGCAGCCCGGACAAAAGCCGCTGTTTGGTCATCTTTAACAGCTAATCAACCCGCTATAAAATTAAATCGTTTCAAGTATTGGGCAGCAGCAGCGATTTTACTAATCATAGGTTCAATTGGTTATTTTTATTCAAAAAGCTCCAAAGTAGAATCCATTGCAGTTGTTTCACCAAAAAAACATGACATCGCTCCAGGGGGAAATAAAGCTTTTCTGACCTTAGCTGATGGTCAGAAAATATCATTAACGGATGCAAATAGTGGAGAGATTGTTAAACAAGGAGGATTGTCGATCAGTAAAACTGCTGATGGCAAAGTGGTTTATACTGTTGATGATCAGCATAAAAATGATAATGAAGGAAAAACAATATTTAATACAATTGAGACCCCTAATGGCGGACAATACCAGATTAACTTACCGGATGGTACTAAAGTATGGTTAAATTCGGCTTCATCACTTCGTTATCCTACAAAATTTGCCGGTAATATGAGAAGGGTAGAACTAACCGGAGAAGGGTACTTTGAAGTTGCAAAGGTTCATGTCCCTTTTGTGGTTAAAACTATTGGGCAGGAGGTACAGGTATTGGGTACCCATTTCAACATCAATAGCTATAAAGATGAGGGAGATATCAAAACGACTTTGTTGGAGGGGTCAGTACGGGTAACCCAATTTGGAGCACATAAGAATAACCAATCAAAATTATTAAAACCGGGCGAACAGAGTCAATTGACTGAAAATACTATAAATGTTAAAGCCGTCGATACAGAGTCAATCGTAGCTTGGAAGAATGGAGATTTTATTTTTAAAGGTGATGATTTAAAAAGTATCATGAATAAAGTTGCCCGGTGGTATGATGTAGAGGTTGTATATAAAGGTGACTTCGATCATCTAAAGTTCGGCGGTTACATATCCCGTTCCAAAAATATTTCAGCAGTATTAAATATTATGGAATCAACAGGTAAGGTAGACTTTGATATTAAAGGGAAACTGGTCACAGTATCGCGAGTACATAAATAA
- a CDS encoding Fic family protein, translating to MDVINLLSQADRQLGRLDMYSEYIPNIDLFISMHIAKEATQSSKIEVTQTNVEEAFLEREEVPHEKRNDWEEVQNYIQAMNQAISLLDELPFSSRLIRETHKILLQGVRGDQKQPGNFRTSQNWIGGASINDATFIPPVHTSVPELISDIEKFANDELNKVPELLKIALLHYQFETIHPFLDGNGRVGRLMITLYLVSKNILKRPILYLSDFLERNRMLYYDNLMMVREKGSLDQWFKFFLVGVIETAKNSIKTFDGILQLQKQVDAKIRSLGSRAGNAQKIMHHLYQKPLLHGHKVSEVTGLSPTTGYKLLTDLEKLGVLKEVTGAQRGKLYIFKDYLDYFN from the coding sequence ATGGATGTCATTAATTTACTCAGTCAAGCAGACCGACAACTAGGAAGACTGGATATGTATTCTGAATACATCCCTAATATAGATCTTTTTATAAGTATGCACATTGCTAAAGAAGCTACTCAGTCAAGTAAAATTGAAGTTACACAGACTAACGTAGAAGAAGCATTTTTGGAAAGGGAGGAGGTGCCCCATGAGAAAAGAAATGACTGGGAAGAAGTACAAAATTATATTCAGGCAATGAACCAAGCAATATCCTTATTGGATGAATTGCCCTTTTCATCCAGATTGATTAGAGAGACACATAAGATTTTACTTCAAGGTGTCAGAGGGGACCAAAAGCAGCCGGGTAATTTCAGAACCAGCCAGAATTGGATTGGTGGTGCATCCATTAATGATGCAACATTTATTCCTCCAGTTCATACTTCTGTACCTGAACTGATTTCTGACATCGAAAAATTTGCAAATGATGAATTAAATAAAGTCCCTGAATTACTAAAAATAGCTTTACTTCACTACCAATTTGAAACCATTCACCCTTTTTTGGATGGAAACGGAAGAGTTGGCAGACTCATGATTACGCTCTATCTTGTAAGTAAAAACATCTTAAAAAGGCCAATATTGTACTTGTCGGATTTTCTGGAACGTAACAGGATGTTGTACTATGATAATTTAATGATGGTTAGAGAAAAGGGAAGTTTAGATCAATGGTTTAAATTTTTTCTGGTCGGAGTAATAGAAACCGCAAAAAATAGTATCAAAACCTTTGATGGTATACTTCAGTTACAAAAGCAGGTTGATGCAAAGATTCGCTCTTTAGGCAGCAGAGCTGGGAATGCACAAAAGATAATGCATCATTTATATCAGAAACCACTCCTGCACGGACATAAGGTTTCTGAAGTCACAGGACTATCTCCTACTACAGGATATAAATTATTAACTGACCTCGAAAAACTAGGCGTATTAAAAGAAGTAACGGGCGCCCAAAGAGGCAAATTATATATTTTTAAGGACTACCTGGATTATTTCAATTAA
- a CDS encoding RNA polymerase sigma-70 factor, translated as MSGYHLHTDEELFVLIKEGNHTAYTQVFDRFYGLLYLHALKILLDEDEAKDLVQELFEMIWMKRDLLIVNGSVSAYLYASTRNMVLNQIAHKKVKNRYLDTLGEFVGQEEYLTDFYVREKELKRIIEKEISALPQKMSEIFKLSRTEYLSHKEIASKLHLSELTVKTQVKRALKILKPKFGFIIGLMLLLVIFL; from the coding sequence ATGTCAGGATATCACTTACATACAGATGAAGAATTGTTTGTTCTGATAAAGGAAGGAAATCATACTGCCTATACACAAGTTTTTGATCGTTTCTATGGACTCTTATACTTGCATGCTTTAAAAATCCTTCTGGATGAAGATGAGGCAAAAGATCTGGTTCAGGAACTGTTTGAAATGATATGGATGAAACGTGATTTATTAATCGTGAATGGAAGTGTTTCTGCTTACCTGTATGCGTCTACAAGAAATATGGTGTTAAACCAGATTGCCCATAAAAAAGTGAAAAACCGCTATCTGGATACTCTGGGCGAATTTGTTGGACAGGAGGAGTACTTGACTGATTTTTATGTTAGGGAAAAGGAATTAAAGCGCATCATTGAAAAGGAAATCTCGGCTTTACCTCAAAAAATGAGTGAGATTTTTAAACTAAGTCGAACAGAATACTTATCTCACAAAGAAATCGCTTCAAAATTACATTTGTCAGAATTGACCGTTAAAACTCAGGTAAAAAGAGCCTTAAAGATATTAAAACCTAAGTTTGGTTTTATCATAGGACTGATGTTGTTACTTGTGATTTTCCTTTGA
- a CDS encoding acetylxylan esterase, whose translation MLTRYNTPIYIFIAIFFWLQNANAQIKGTIWDTKEIYKVPNYKTISTDSAIGIVYQGLPYKGQSKNVFAYYASPGTLSGDRSKDKNLPAVVLVHGGGGTAFKAWAILWAKKGYAAIAMDLRGNDAKKQHIAGGFDEPESLTPYYAITPNLNEQWMYQAVGDVILAHNLIRSFKEVDSNRTALTGISWGGVISCSLAGIDSRFKAVVPVYGCGYLFQSSAMRKELDKLSETDEAAWIKQYDPSQYIGRAKMPLLFINGTNDGNFFLDSYTKTYKLVKDKSLSIKIGLKHNHSYGWGNEEIYHFINSHLSGTAPLPKIDAVEIKKGLITAKIKSLVPIDQAYLNYTMDTTAVLKDRKWERTAVTIKDNKIWLSALPDGVTIWYLSVIDKRGLQVSGELQWP comes from the coding sequence ATGCTAACCAGATATAACACCCCAATATACATATTTATCGCCATATTCTTTTGGCTCCAAAATGCTAATGCCCAAATAAAAGGAACAATTTGGGATACCAAAGAAATTTACAAGGTACCCAACTATAAAACCATAAGTACGGATTCGGCGATTGGAATAGTATATCAGGGCTTGCCTTATAAGGGTCAATCAAAAAATGTGTTCGCATATTATGCCAGTCCAGGTACATTAAGTGGCGACAGGTCAAAAGATAAAAATTTACCGGCAGTAGTATTGGTCCATGGTGGTGGTGGTACTGCATTTAAGGCCTGGGCAATTTTATGGGCTAAAAAAGGATATGCAGCTATAGCTATGGATTTACGTGGTAACGATGCAAAGAAACAACATATAGCCGGTGGCTTTGATGAACCAGAATCATTAACCCCGTATTATGCCATCACACCCAATTTAAATGAGCAATGGATGTATCAGGCTGTAGGAGATGTAATATTGGCTCATAACCTGATCAGAAGTTTTAAAGAAGTAGATAGCAATAGAACAGCACTTACAGGCATAAGTTGGGGTGGGGTAATCAGTTGTTCGCTTGCCGGTATTGATAGCAGGTTTAAAGCCGTTGTACCTGTATATGGTTGTGGCTATCTATTTCAGAGCAGTGCAATGCGCAAGGAACTGGATAAATTGAGTGAAACAGATGAGGCCGCATGGATTAAACAATATGACCCTTCTCAATATATTGGAAGAGCAAAAATGCCCTTATTGTTTATAAATGGGACAAATGATGGAAATTTTTTTCTGGATAGCTACACAAAGACCTACAAATTGGTGAAAGATAAAAGCCTGTCCATAAAAATTGGCCTTAAACACAACCACAGCTATGGCTGGGGGAATGAAGAGATTTATCATTTTATCAATAGTCACCTGAGTGGCACTGCTCCACTACCAAAAATAGATGCAGTTGAAATAAAAAAAGGTTTGATTACTGCAAAAATTAAATCCCTTGTGCCTATTGATCAAGCTTATCTTAATTACACGATGGATACTACTGCAGTATTAAAAGATAGAAAGTGGGAGCGCACGGCGGTAACCATAAAAGATAATAAAATCTGGTTATCGGCACTCCCGGATGGAGTTACGATTTGGTATTTGTCGGTAATTGATAAAAGAGGATTACAGGTATCAGGTGAATTGCAATGGCCATGA